In Salinisphaera sp. T31B1, the following are encoded in one genomic region:
- the rlmH gene encoding 23S rRNA (pseudouridine(1915)-N(3))-methyltransferase RlmH has product MRIRLLAVGRRMPGWVTTGFDDYARRMPRECRLELVEIAPGGRRSGDTARAIADEDKRMVSAIPGDSQVIALSVDGKPWSTEQLAGDMRTWLADGRDRVLLVGGPDGLGPDSLARAERRWSLSALTLPHPLVRVVLAEQLYRAHTILTGHPYHRG; this is encoded by the coding sequence ATGCGTATCCGTCTGCTGGCCGTCGGTCGACGCATGCCCGGCTGGGTGACCACGGGCTTCGACGATTATGCCCGACGCATGCCGCGCGAATGCCGGCTCGAACTGGTCGAGATCGCCCCGGGCGGGCGCCGCTCCGGAGACACCGCGCGTGCGATCGCCGATGAAGACAAGCGCATGGTCTCGGCCATTCCCGGTGACAGCCAGGTGATCGCATTGAGTGTGGACGGCAAGCCGTGGTCGACCGAGCAGTTGGCTGGCGACATGCGCACCTGGCTGGCCGACGGCCGCGACCGTGTGCTGTTGGTCGGCGGGCCCGATGGCCTGGGGCCGGACAGCCTGGCACGTGCCGAACGACGCTGGTCGCTGTCGGCGCTGACCCTGCCACATCCGCTGGTGCGCGTGGTGCTCGCCGAACAACTCTATCGTGCCCACACCATTCTCACCGGCCACCCCTATCATCGCGGCTGA
- the speD gene encoding adenosylmethionine decarboxylase produces MDKLRLHGFNNLTKSLSFNIYDICYARTQAQKKAYVAYLDEVFNADRLTQILTEVSDIIGAHILNVARQDYEPEGASVTILIAEEAAYDGPTPDAVVGHLDKSHITVHTYPEFHPDNGISTFRADIDVSTCGLISPLKALDHLIRSFESDVVSMDYRVRGFTRDVDGVKHFIDHEINSIQDYIPEDICNRYQMVDVNVLSERIFHTKMRLTELSLDDYLFAERAADLSDDEAAELTERIEGEVMEIFYGRNFPAE; encoded by the coding sequence ATGGATAAACTGCGCCTGCACGGCTTCAACAACCTGACCAAGTCGTTGTCGTTCAATATCTACGACATCTGCTATGCCCGAACCCAGGCGCAGAAGAAAGCCTATGTGGCCTATCTCGACGAGGTCTTCAACGCCGATCGTCTGACCCAGATCCTCACCGAGGTCTCCGACATAATCGGTGCACACATTCTCAACGTCGCCCGCCAGGACTACGAGCCCGAGGGCGCGAGCGTGACCATTCTGATCGCCGAGGAAGCCGCCTACGACGGGCCGACGCCGGATGCCGTGGTCGGCCATCTGGACAAGAGCCATATCACCGTCCACACCTATCCGGAGTTTCACCCGGATAACGGCATCTCGACCTTTCGGGCCGATATCGATGTCTCGACCTGCGGGCTGATTTCGCCACTCAAGGCACTGGACCATCTGATCCGCAGCTTCGAATCGGACGTGGTCTCGATGGATTACCGCGTGCGGGGGTTCACCCGTGACGTCGACGGGGTCAAGCACTTCATCGATCACGAGATCAACTCGATTCAGGACTACATTCCCGAAGACATCTGCAACCGCTATCAGATGGTCGACGTGAACGTGCTCTCCGAGCGCATCTTCCATACCAAGATGCGCTTGACCGAGCTTTCGCTGGATGACTATCTGTTTGCCGAGCGTGCGGCCGATCTATCCGATGACGAGGCCGCCGAGCTGACCGAGCGTATCGAAGGCGAGGTCATGGAGATCTTCTACGGCCGGAACTTCCCTGCCGAATAG
- the holA gene encoding DNA polymerase III subunit delta has protein sequence MDVRADQFPRQLETQPLARCYLLAGDEPLQVLEAADALRAAARSQGYDEREVLHAEAGFDWGQLASAGASLSLFSDKRILELHLTDKGPGKPGSAALIEYAKNAPDSTLLIVIATPLAASARKSAWYKAIAKAGVVMYAWPLPAARMAQWIEKRAAGHGLRMDADAVALLAEHTEGNLLAAAQEIDRLALLHADTPIGSAEIAAAASDHARFDIFDLPAKALAGDRAGALHSLSRLRAEGVDAVPITWALVREVRLVYQAALAARANRLDAMLGKVFMPPARKRQIAQAAAQADPARLAVLLRDASRLDQANKGARPGRPWDELVRLTLGLAGVDLPVSSITTHRP, from the coding sequence ATGGATGTCCGTGCCGACCAGTTCCCGCGCCAGCTCGAAACACAGCCGCTGGCCCGGTGCTATCTGCTGGCCGGAGACGAGCCGCTGCAGGTGCTCGAAGCGGCCGATGCACTGCGTGCAGCCGCACGCAGCCAGGGCTACGACGAGCGTGAAGTGCTGCATGCCGAAGCCGGCTTCGACTGGGGCCAACTGGCCAGTGCCGGGGCCAGCCTGTCGTTGTTTTCGGACAAGCGCATCCTCGAGCTGCATCTCACCGACAAGGGCCCCGGCAAGCCCGGCAGCGCCGCACTCATCGAGTACGCGAAGAACGCCCCCGACAGCACCCTGCTGATCGTCATCGCCACCCCGCTGGCCGCCAGTGCCCGCAAAAGCGCCTGGTACAAGGCCATCGCCAAGGCCGGCGTGGTCATGTACGCCTGGCCGCTGCCGGCCGCGCGCATGGCGCAGTGGATCGAAAAACGAGCGGCCGGGCATGGCCTGCGCATGGACGCCGATGCCGTGGCCCTGCTGGCCGAACATACCGAAGGCAATCTGCTGGCCGCCGCCCAGGAGATCGACCGGCTCGCACTGCTGCATGCCGATACGCCCATCGGCAGCGCCGAGATCGCGGCGGCCGCCAGCGACCATGCCCGGTTCGATATCTTCGACCTGCCGGCCAAGGCGCTGGCCGGCGACCGGGCCGGCGCGCTGCACAGCTTGTCTCGCCTGCGCGCCGAGGGCGTGGACGCGGTTCCCATCACCTGGGCGCTGGTACGCGAGGTCCGCCTGGTCTATCAGGCCGCACTCGCCGCGCGCGCCAACCGGCTCGATGCGATGCTCGGCAAGGTCTTCATGCCGCCGGCACGCAAACGCCAGATCGCTCAGGCAGCCGCCCAGGCCGACCCGGCCCGTCTGGCCGTTCTCCTGCGCGATGCCTCGCGTCTGGATCAGGCCAACAAGGGCGCCCGGCCCGGCCGGCCCTGGGACGAACTGGTAAGATTGACGCTCGGACTGGCCGGCGTCGATCTGCCGGTCTCCTCGATCACCACCCATCGCCCGTAA
- a CDS encoding DUF3971 domain-containing protein, producing MPRLLIKRILVITLAGVVILAGLLVGGVRLIDHFVPAYRNALAERIGNRIDADIEIGAIELRWRWRGPVLQLRDVSVTRHGQQQPAVVAEHLGLEFGYRALIAGRRLPEGLAIDSPKLAVRLDDNGRPRLVHWSRPGDPPLDWDAVAQLRDVLSRARIDDADIDVRSPRLPGGRAHLNPASLSWRDRDGRLRWQAAATGPDWFGDARTSGEFTGRLPDPQRGRLHLTVDGLGLAALARADERLDERLTSRLRGGRLTARIDLRLADGDIRRGDARLALTAVDDTKDDRPLLPALKANIEAVGPSADQPTSERVEGLRFVVRDLQGELPGLAQTRISGRIDPDRSALRMDVRHPPVEAVFARARRLFPRLADTHLSAEVDNLHLVAARARPLQLGFDFAGLTIDDARVSAGPVDGTYYQRDGHHELALHNGHGPLAVARYLRGELAVDDFDGALSWHRDDEDRWRIDARRLALTTGEASVEAAGSVILPATGAPIVDITGHASAPDVVRLLKRIPQADDLPNDRLRDWLGKAITAGRLTSADLAVSGSLERFPFAQPAEGERFHLALAGDGVDVDYKPGWPALEDARGTLTLDGDDLRVDVAEARMLDTAIGPATGRIANVREPVLMLDGGARRAPADRMLSFLVASPLRDKFARLVEAVKITGPADLALDLRIPLKPGLGEVDVKGQITAHGNTLRQAVLPGPIEDITGRLSFDGRGLNASGLKGRLLGVELNTHIQALANGRQRIVSEGTISLPDDAEALAHYLPRPWLRYGRGRTRARVAFDIARSGELSPVVMTSDLTGLALSLPDPLTKPAATPAPLKITVAPDARRIDVDYDQRLDVDLRLADGQPQRIQARVGDRAVTPPDVDGIWIGGHARSLDGIGWFNVVRTQLDEADAAAGATGSTSSLAFIGGDLTTDRLTLDNRYFESVQVRAQPTSAAPGWRVDFEGPNTQGQIIWAQPAHGRVGISGSLARLALKTRAPDAAPPVVDDSTVIWQGVSPDELPRLDIRVAQVVVDDTDFGHADIQASALPGGWQLDGFELSDGALTGRTTGRWLVDNGLTRANAETRLQGHGLARLMRTLGYVPTLRARTADVHARLAIAPNRAGLDLRALDGEVSLALDDGTLLSVEPGAARVLGLMNLYVLPRRLRLDFRDVVDEGMAFDSIRARFDLAHGNAYSDGVTIETPSSKIRMSGRIGLAARDYDERVTIMPKLGSGVAIASGVIGGPLVGAAVFAFQELFKKPIQKFSSIAYTLKGSWDDPTISEPSAEPSPEP from the coding sequence ATGCCGCGCCTTCTGATCAAACGCATACTGGTGATCACGCTCGCCGGCGTGGTCATTCTGGCCGGCCTGCTGGTCGGTGGCGTACGCCTGATCGATCATTTCGTGCCCGCTTATCGCAACGCGCTGGCCGAGCGCATCGGCAACCGTATCGATGCCGATATCGAAATCGGCGCGATCGAATTGCGCTGGCGCTGGCGTGGCCCGGTACTACAGCTGCGCGACGTCAGCGTGACCCGTCACGGCCAGCAACAGCCGGCCGTGGTGGCCGAACACCTGGGCCTGGAGTTCGGCTATCGCGCGCTGATCGCCGGCCGCCGCCTGCCCGAAGGCCTGGCCATCGACAGCCCGAAGCTTGCCGTACGGCTGGACGACAACGGCCGGCCGCGGCTGGTTCACTGGTCGCGCCCTGGCGACCCACCACTGGACTGGGACGCCGTCGCCCAATTGCGCGATGTGCTTTCCCGGGCAAGAATCGACGATGCCGATATCGATGTCCGCTCGCCGCGGCTGCCCGGGGGCCGGGCCCACCTGAACCCGGCCTCGCTGAGCTGGCGGGATCGGGACGGCCGGCTTCGCTGGCAGGCCGCCGCCACCGGCCCGGACTGGTTCGGCGACGCACGGACGAGCGGCGAATTCACTGGCCGTCTGCCCGATCCACAGCGCGGCAGGCTGCATCTGACCGTCGATGGGCTGGGCCTGGCCGCGCTGGCCCGAGCCGACGAGCGGCTGGACGAACGCCTGACCTCACGCCTGCGCGGCGGTCGGCTGACCGCCCGCATCGATCTACGGCTGGCCGACGGCGATATTCGCCGCGGCGATGCGCGCCTCGCACTCACCGCGGTAGACGACACCAAAGACGACCGCCCGCTTTTGCCCGCACTCAAGGCCAATATCGAGGCCGTTGGACCGTCGGCCGATCAGCCGACCTCCGAACGTGTCGAGGGGCTGCGGTTTGTCGTGCGCGATCTGCAGGGCGAGCTACCCGGCTTGGCACAAACACGTATTTCCGGGCGTATCGACCCTGACCGGAGCGCGCTGCGAATGGATGTCCGTCATCCGCCGGTCGAGGCCGTGTTCGCGCGGGCCCGACGTCTGTTCCCGCGTCTGGCCGATACGCACTTGAGTGCGGAAGTGGACAACCTGCATCTGGTCGCAGCCCGTGCCCGGCCGCTGCAGCTCGGCTTCGATTTCGCCGGCCTGACGATCGATGACGCGCGCGTGTCGGCCGGGCCGGTCGACGGCACCTACTACCAGCGCGACGGTCATCACGAACTGGCCTTACACAATGGGCACGGCCCATTGGCGGTGGCCCGATACCTGCGCGGCGAACTGGCCGTGGACGATTTCGACGGGGCATTGTCTTGGCACCGCGACGACGAGGATCGCTGGCGTATCGATGCACGCCGTCTGGCGCTGACCACCGGCGAAGCCAGTGTGGAGGCAGCCGGGTCGGTGATCCTGCCGGCAACGGGCGCGCCGATCGTGGATATCACTGGCCATGCCAGCGCGCCAGATGTCGTACGCCTGCTCAAACGGATTCCCCAGGCCGATGATCTGCCCAACGACCGTCTGCGCGACTGGCTGGGCAAGGCCATCACCGCCGGGCGTCTGACATCGGCCGATCTGGCCGTCAGCGGATCGCTGGAGCGCTTCCCATTCGCCCAGCCCGCCGAGGGCGAGCGCTTCCATCTGGCCCTGGCCGGCGACGGGGTCGACGTGGACTACAAGCCCGGCTGGCCCGCGCTCGAGGACGCCCGCGGCACGCTCACGCTCGACGGCGACGATCTGCGCGTCGACGTGGCCGAAGCGCGCATGCTGGATACGGCCATTGGCCCGGCGACCGGTCGCATCGCCAACGTTCGCGAACCCGTGCTCATGCTCGACGGCGGCGCTCGCCGCGCCCCGGCCGACCGGATGCTGTCGTTCCTGGTCGCCTCTCCGCTGCGTGACAAGTTCGCCCGCCTTGTCGAAGCGGTGAAGATCACCGGCCCGGCGGACCTGGCCCTCGACCTGCGTATTCCACTCAAACCGGGCCTCGGAGAGGTCGACGTCAAGGGGCAGATCACAGCCCACGGCAATACGCTGCGCCAGGCCGTGCTGCCCGGCCCGATCGAAGACATCACGGGCCGGTTGTCGTTCGACGGCCGCGGTCTCAACGCGAGCGGGCTCAAGGGCCGCCTGCTCGGCGTCGAGCTGAACACCCACATCCAGGCACTGGCCAACGGCCGTCAGCGCATCGTCTCGGAAGGCACGATATCGCTGCCCGACGACGCCGAGGCCCTGGCCCATTATCTGCCGCGGCCCTGGCTGCGCTACGGCCGCGGCCGCACCCGGGCCCGCGTGGCGTTCGATATTGCCCGCAGCGGTGAGCTCTCGCCGGTGGTCATGACCAGCGACCTGACCGGTCTGGCGTTGTCGCTGCCCGACCCGTTGACCAAGCCCGCGGCCACCCCCGCGCCGTTGAAGATCACGGTTGCTCCGGACGCCCGCCGTATCGATGTCGACTACGACCAACGCCTGGACGTCGATCTGCGGCTGGCCGACGGTCAGCCGCAGCGTATCCAGGCGCGGGTCGGCGATCGGGCGGTGACGCCGCCAGACGTGGATGGCATCTGGATCGGCGGGCATGCGCGCTCGCTGGACGGCATCGGCTGGTTCAACGTCGTTCGTACCCAGCTCGACGAGGCCGACGCCGCGGCCGGCGCGACCGGCAGCACCTCGTCGCTGGCCTTCATTGGCGGCGATCTGACCACCGATCGGCTGACGCTGGACAATCGTTATTTCGAGTCCGTCCAGGTCCGGGCCCAGCCCACCAGCGCCGCACCCGGCTGGCGGGTCGACTTCGAAGGGCCGAACACTCAGGGCCAGATCATCTGGGCGCAACCGGCCCACGGGCGGGTCGGTATCAGCGGCAGCCTGGCCCGACTGGCGCTCAAGACCCGCGCGCCGGACGCGGCACCGCCGGTGGTCGATGATTCGACCGTGATCTGGCAGGGGGTCTCGCCCGACGAACTGCCGCGCCTGGATATCCGGGTCGCCCAGGTGGTAGTCGATGACACCGATTTCGGCCATGCCGACATACAGGCCAGTGCCCTGCCCGGCGGCTGGCAGCTGGATGGCTTCGAACTGAGCGACGGTGCACTGACCGGCCGGACCACCGGTCGCTGGCTGGTCGACAACGGCCTGACCCGGGCCAACGCCGAGACTCGGCTTCAGGGCCACGGGCTGGCTCGGCTGATGCGAACGCTCGGCTATGTGCCGACCCTGCGGGCGCGTACGGCCGACGTGCATGCCCGGCTGGCCATCGCCCCGAATCGGGCCGGCCTGGATCTGCGCGCACTCGACGGCGAGGTCTCGCTGGCCTTGGATGATGGCACGCTGCTGTCAGTCGAACCGGGTGCGGCGCGCGTGCTCGGCCTGATGAACCTGTATGTGTTGCCGCGCCGGCTGCGGCTGGATTTTCGCGATGTCGTCGACGAAGGCATGGCCTTCGACAGCATCCGGGCCCGCTTCGATCTTGCCCACGGCAACGCATACAGCGACGGTGTGACCATCGAGACCCCGTCGTCCAAGATTCGCATGAGTGGCCGTATCGGTCTGGCCGCCCGCGACTACGACGAGCGCGTGACGATCATGCCCAAACTGGGCAGCGGCGTGGCGATCGCCTCCGGTGTGATCGGCGGGCCGCTGGTCGGTGCCGCCGTTTTTGCCTTCCAGGAACTGTTCAAGAAACCCATACAGAAATTTTCCAGCATCGCGTATACCCTGAAGGGCAGCTGGGACGACCCGACGATCAGCGAGCCGAGCGCCGAACCCAGCCCCGAGCCATGA
- the nadD gene encoding nicotinate-nucleotide adenylyltransferase — MNKAPVGVLGGTFDPVHNGHLRLAMEMAIALGMDHVRLVPCARPPHRNAPTASPGQRAKWIRVAVSIEPRLRLDDRELLRSGPSYTVDTLASMRTEMPDTPLCLIMGRDVFAHLPKWHQWERLFDSAHIVLIDRPDIQTELHPEAEKTLASRAVDDVRHLHDELSGHIYSYAPPPLAISASRIRDLLGAGESPRYLLPTAVLDDIMDAGVYMPSKPQPATAANQ; from the coding sequence ATGAACAAGGCACCGGTCGGTGTTCTGGGCGGCACGTTCGACCCGGTCCACAACGGTCATTTGCGGCTTGCCATGGAAATGGCGATCGCGCTGGGCATGGATCATGTCCGGCTCGTGCCCTGCGCCCGGCCGCCGCATCGTAATGCGCCGACCGCTTCGCCGGGCCAGCGCGCGAAGTGGATTCGGGTCGCGGTGAGCATCGAACCGCGGTTGCGGCTGGACGACCGCGAACTGCTGCGTTCCGGGCCGTCCTATACCGTCGATACGCTGGCCTCGATGCGCACCGAGATGCCGGACACGCCGCTTTGCCTGATCATGGGGCGCGACGTGTTCGCACATCTGCCCAAGTGGCATCAGTGGGAACGGCTGTTCGACAGCGCGCATATCGTGCTCATCGACCGTCCGGACATCCAGACCGAGCTGCATCCAGAAGCCGAGAAAACGCTGGCCTCGCGCGCAGTTGACGATGTCCGTCATCTGCACGACGAGCTGTCCGGGCATATCTACAGCTATGCCCCGCCGCCCCTGGCGATCTCGGCCAGCCGGATCCGCGACCTGCTGGGCGCCGGAGAATCGCCGCGCTACCTCTTGCCCACGGCGGTTCTCGACGACATCATGGACGCAGGCGTCTACATGCCCTCCAAGCCCCAACCGGCCACGGCCGCGAATCAATGA
- the rsfS gene encoding ribosome silencing factor, protein MTVQDTAETVPAHEYGDHPLLALAIDAVEELKGESVKVLDVSALTTIADHMVICSGRSARHVKRLGETVIEHAKKAGIKPRVEGLVQSEWVLIDLNGVMVHIMQPVTRAYFQLEKLWDMDVATGDSATSH, encoded by the coding sequence ATGACTGTTCAAGACACTGCCGAGACCGTTCCTGCCCACGAATATGGCGACCATCCGCTGCTTGCGCTGGCCATCGACGCGGTCGAGGAGCTCAAGGGTGAATCGGTCAAGGTGCTCGATGTCTCTGCCCTGACCACGATCGCCGATCACATGGTGATCTGCAGCGGCCGCTCGGCCCGTCATGTCAAGCGTCTGGGCGAGACCGTGATCGAACACGCGAAAAAGGCCGGTATCAAGCCGCGCGTCGAAGGCCTGGTCCAGTCGGAGTGGGTGCTGATCGACCTCAACGGGGTCATGGTGCACATCATGCAGCCGGTCACCCGTGCCTATTTCCAGCTGGAAAAACTCTGGGACATGGACGTCGCCACCGGCGACAGCGCCACCTCCCACTAG
- a CDS encoding Rne/Rng family ribonuclease, translating to MSATHEAVAAPQDQRVEILVNVSVGETRAAQLENGVLQEIHMQRDATGSTVGNIYLGEVQRVLAGMQAAFIEIGLERAAFLQISDMVKRPAETEEVTPRIQNRLSQGDRVLVQVAKDAMGTKGARLTTDLAIPSRFLVYMPYTPRIGVSARIENEDERHRLSECVSGLRAELGLTGGFIVRTVGDGAPHHALAADMRFLATVWHDIQAQSRTVAPRTLLYGDLPLPIRMLRDLLTPDVASIAIDDADAWREMQHFTRRFAPEFTDRAVHYTKDVPLFSQYGVEDAIERALQPKVPLRSGGFLIIEQTEAMVTVDVNTGGYVGTRSLEQTVLRTNIEAAHTVARQLRLRNLGGIIVIDFIDMVDADHKQQVLAALTAALDADPAKTTVGAISPLGLVEVTRKRTRDSLQHLMCADCEACAGRGFIKTGETVCFAMFREMTRLARSNGTTELLILAAPDIIGLLLDELAEAFHAVCRDTGLGVRLQAESLYTPEQFDLVVL from the coding sequence ATGAGTGCCACGCACGAGGCCGTGGCAGCACCGCAAGATCAGCGCGTGGAGATCCTGGTCAATGTATCGGTCGGTGAGACCCGCGCCGCGCAGCTGGAAAACGGCGTGCTGCAGGAAATCCACATGCAGCGCGATGCCACCGGCAGCACGGTCGGCAATATCTATCTGGGCGAGGTTCAGCGTGTACTGGCGGGCATGCAGGCAGCATTTATCGAGATCGGTCTGGAACGCGCCGCGTTTCTGCAGATATCGGACATGGTCAAGCGCCCGGCCGAGACCGAGGAAGTCACCCCCCGCATACAGAACCGCCTGTCCCAGGGCGATCGAGTACTCGTGCAGGTGGCCAAGGACGCCATGGGTACCAAGGGCGCGCGGCTGACCACCGACCTGGCCATCCCTTCCCGTTTTCTGGTCTATATGCCCTACACGCCGCGGATCGGGGTGTCGGCGCGTATCGAAAACGAGGACGAACGTCATCGGCTGTCCGAATGCGTCTCGGGGTTGCGCGCCGAACTCGGTCTGACCGGCGGCTTCATCGTGCGCACGGTCGGCGACGGCGCGCCGCATCATGCGCTGGCCGCCGACATGCGGTTTCTTGCCACGGTCTGGCACGACATCCAGGCCCAGAGCCGGACGGTGGCGCCGCGCACGCTGCTCTATGGTGATCTGCCGTTGCCGATTCGCATGCTGCGCGACCTGCTGACCCCCGACGTGGCCTCGATCGCCATCGACGACGCCGATGCCTGGCGCGAGATGCAGCACTTCACGCGGCGTTTCGCGCCGGAATTCACCGATCGCGCCGTGCACTACACCAAGGACGTGCCGCTGTTCTCCCAGTACGGGGTCGAGGACGCCATCGAGCGTGCCCTGCAGCCCAAGGTGCCGTTGCGCTCGGGCGGATTCCTCATCATCGAACAGACCGAGGCCATGGTCACGGTCGACGTGAATACCGGCGGCTATGTCGGCACGCGCAGCCTCGAACAGACCGTACTGCGCACCAATATCGAAGCCGCGCATACGGTGGCCCGCCAGCTGCGGCTGCGCAACCTCGGCGGCATCATCGTCATCGACTTCATCGACATGGTCGATGCCGATCACAAGCAGCAGGTGCTCGCCGCCCTCACCGCCGCGCTCGATGCCGACCCGGCCAAGACCACCGTCGGCGCGATCTCGCCGCTGGGCCTGGTCGAGGTCACTCGAAAACGCACCCGGGATTCGCTACAGCACCTGATGTGTGCCGATTGCGAGGCCTGTGCCGGGCGCGGCTTCATCAAGACCGGCGAAACCGTCTGCTTTGCCATGTTCCGCGAAATGACCCGGCTGGCGCGCAGCAACGGCACCACCGAGCTGCTGATACTGGCGGCTCCCGACATCATCGGCCTGCTGCTCGACGAGCTGGCCGAGGCCTTTCACGCGGTCTGCCGCGACACGGGCCTGGGCGTGCGTCTACAGGCCGAATCCCTCTATACGCCCGAGCAGTTCGATCTGGTGGTGCTGTAA
- a CDS encoding glutamate-5-semialdehyde dehydrogenase encodes MQAMGKRARAAARLMAAAEPGDKNAALFAIAEALTASVESILSANARDLREGRDRLDRALLERLELNEQRIEQMAEGLRQVAALADPIGGITDLNYRPSGIQVGRMRVPLGVIGIIYESRPNVTADAAALCLKSGNAALLRGGSEAAHSNQAIAACISRGLTDAGLPADAVQVVETTDRAAVGAMLRMPEYVDVIVPRGGKGLIEFVSEQAQMPVIKHLDGVCHVYVHDDADIEKAVAIAVNAKTQRYGTCNTMETLLVARSIAEKVLGPLSQDFAQAGVELRGCEATRKLLGPKVKPASDADWAEEYLGPILAVRIVDDMNQAIEHIETWGSHHTDAIVTESVTAARAFMRAVDSSSVMVNASTRFADGFEYGLGAEIGISTDKLHARGPVGLEGLTSLKYVVFGDGHVR; translated from the coding sequence ATGCAGGCGATGGGCAAGCGCGCCCGCGCCGCCGCCCGGCTGATGGCCGCCGCCGAGCCGGGCGACAAGAACGCCGCGCTGTTCGCCATCGCCGAGGCCTTGACCGCCAGCGTCGAGTCGATCCTGTCGGCCAACGCCCGTGATCTGCGCGAAGGCCGTGATCGGCTCGATCGGGCCCTGCTGGAGCGCCTGGAACTTAACGAGCAGCGGATCGAGCAGATGGCCGAGGGCCTGCGCCAGGTCGCGGCCCTGGCCGACCCGATCGGCGGCATCACCGATCTGAACTACCGCCCATCGGGTATTCAGGTCGGGCGCATGCGCGTACCGCTGGGCGTGATCGGCATCATCTACGAGTCACGCCCGAACGTGACCGCGGACGCAGCCGCACTCTGCCTGAAGTCGGGCAATGCGGCCCTGCTGCGCGGCGGCTCGGAGGCCGCACATTCCAACCAGGCCATCGCGGCCTGTATCAGTCGCGGCCTGACCGATGCCGGCCTGCCGGCCGATGCCGTGCAAGTCGTCGAAACCACCGATCGGGCCGCGGTCGGGGCGATGCTGCGCATGCCTGAATACGTGGACGTCATCGTGCCGCGGGGCGGCAAGGGCTTGATCGAGTTCGTGTCCGAGCAGGCGCAGATGCCCGTGATAAAGCATCTGGACGGCGTCTGTCATGTGTATGTCCACGACGATGCCGATATCGAAAAGGCCGTAGCGATCGCGGTCAACGCCAAGACCCAGCGCTATGGCACCTGCAACACCATGGAAACGCTGCTGGTCGCCCGCTCGATCGCCGAAAAGGTGCTCGGGCCGCTGTCGCAGGATTTCGCCCAGGCCGGCGTGGAGTTACGCGGCTGCGAAGCCACCCGCAAACTGCTGGGGCCGAAGGTCAAGCCGGCCAGCGACGCGGATTGGGCCGAGGAATATCTGGGCCCGATCCTGGCGGTGCGTATCGTCGACGACATGAATCAGGCCATTGAACACATCGAGACCTGGGGCTCGCACCATACCGATGCGATCGTGACCGAAAGCGTGACCGCAGCGCGCGCGTTCATGCGCGCGGTGGATTCGTCGTCGGTGATGGTCAATGCCTCGACCCGCTTTGCCGACGGCTTCGAATACGGCCTGGGCGCCGAGATCGGTATCTCGACCGACAAGCTGCACGCGCGTGGGCCAGTCGGCCTGGAAGGGCTGACCTCACTCAAGTACGTTGTCTTCGGCGACGGCCACGTACGCTAG
- a CDS encoding OsmC family protein: protein MKATIDWQGQLQFSGTADSGHQITIDGPPDIGGENAGFRPMEMILLGVGGCSAMDVMHILKKSRQDVTHCRIEVDGTRATTDPKVFTDIHLRFVVSGRELNDKHVARAVQLSAEKYCSASIMLAASVNITHDYIIE, encoded by the coding sequence ATGAAAGCGACCATCGACTGGCAGGGCCAGCTGCAGTTCTCCGGCACCGCCGACAGCGGCCACCAGATCACGATCGACGGCCCGCCCGACATCGGCGGCGAGAACGCCGGCTTCCGCCCCATGGAGATGATCCTGCTCGGCGTGGGTGGCTGTAGCGCCATGGACGTCATGCATATCCTGAAAAAATCGCGCCAGGACGTGACCCACTGCCGGATCGAGGTCGACGGCACGCGTGCGACCACCGATCCCAAGGTGTTTACCGACATCCACTTGCGATTCGTGGTATCCGGACGCGAACTCAACGACAAACACGTCGCGCGGGCGGTACAGCTGTCGGCCGAGAAGTATTGCTCGGCCTCGATCATGCTGGCCGCGAGCGTGAACATAACCCACGACTACATCATCGAGTGA